A single Lolium perenne isolate Kyuss_39 chromosome 6, Kyuss_2.0, whole genome shotgun sequence DNA region contains:
- the LOC127321196 gene encoding early nodulin-like protein 18 has product MSSHRSCALVLACAALMAAVAGATQYNVGGDNGWAVPGAGAESYNTWAEKTGFQIGDQLLFVYPKDKDSVLLVQPADYNACNTSSYDKQFSDGSTVFDLDRAGAFFFISGVDANCRANEKLIVMVSAAAAAKGAPAPSQGSPTTTTPPPSPPSSSDAGGAAQSPPSSPKTPATPNAPAGASNSTAAKGTPPGAANGAGLTVAGLAGSFVAWVGYAMLAF; this is encoded by the exons ATGTCGAGCCATAGATCTTGTGCCCTGGTTCTCGCCTGCGCCGCTCTCATGGCGGCGGTGGCCGGCGCCACGCAGTACAACGTCGGCGGCGACAATGGCTGGGCCGTGCCCGGCGCCGGTGCTGAATCCTACAATACCTGGGCAGAGAAGACCGGCTTCCAGATCGGCGACCAGCTCC TGTTCGTGTACCCCAAGGACAAGGACTCGGTGCTGCTGGTGCAGCCGGCCGACTACAACGCCTGCAACACCTCCTCCTACGACAAGCAGTTCAGCGACGGCAGCACCGTCTTCGACCTCGACCGCGCGGGCGCATTCTTCTTCATCAGCGGCGTCGACGCCAACTGCCGCGCCAACGAGAAGCTCATCGTCATGGTCTCCGCAGCCGCCGCCGCAAAGGGCGCTCCAGCGCCGAGCCAGGGCTCGCCTACAACGactactccaccgccatctcctcccTCAAGCAGTGACGCCGGCGGTGCCGCACAGTCTCCGCCTTCTTCCCCCAAAACTCCAGCCACGCCAAACGCTCCGGCTGGCGCCAGTAACTCCACGGCGGCCAAGGGCACGCCTCCTGGAGCAGCCAACGGCGCCGGTCTCACGGTGGCAGGCCTCGCTGGCTCGTTCGTGGCATGGGTTGGATACGCCATGCTTGCTTTTTAG